In the Aneurinibacillus soli genome, one interval contains:
- the nusA gene encoding transcription termination factor NusA, with translation MNAEFIEALSEIEREKGIGKEVLIEAIEAALVSGYKRNFNSAQNVRVDINRELGNVRVFARKTVVDQVTDPRSQISLDEVLEIDQNYVVDDIIDMEVTPRDFGRIAAQTAKQVVTQRIREAERGIIYSEFIDREQDIVTGIVQRQDGRFYYIDLGKVEALMPVNEKMPNEIFQQGDRVKAFITKVEKTTKGPQIFVSRTHPGLLKRLFELEVPEIFEGVVEIKSVAREAGDRSKIAVYSVDPNVDPVGACVGPKGMRVQTIVQELRGEKIDIMRWSEETADYVANALSPSKVVHVTVYEDEKVTRVIVPDYQLSLAIGKKGQNARLAAKLTGWKIDIKSETQAAEEGFVYDEPVSIVKADQQAEAVEPVADAPEMDITADEDERE, from the coding sequence TTGAAGCATTGAGTGAGATTGAACGGGAGAAGGGGATTGGCAAAGAGGTGCTGATCGAAGCCATTGAAGCAGCCCTTGTCTCCGGTTATAAGCGGAATTTTAATTCCGCACAAAATGTGCGTGTCGATATTAATCGTGAGCTGGGAAACGTTCGTGTATTTGCGCGTAAAACAGTTGTAGATCAAGTGACCGACCCGCGTTCGCAAATCTCGCTCGATGAAGTGCTTGAGATTGATCAGAACTATGTAGTCGATGACATCATCGACATGGAAGTTACTCCGCGCGACTTTGGACGCATTGCAGCACAGACGGCTAAGCAGGTTGTTACACAGCGTATTCGTGAAGCGGAACGAGGTATTATTTACAGCGAGTTTATTGATCGCGAGCAAGATATCGTAACGGGTATCGTGCAACGCCAGGACGGTCGTTTCTATTATATTGACCTGGGCAAGGTGGAAGCGCTGATGCCGGTTAATGAGAAAATGCCGAACGAGATATTCCAACAGGGCGACCGTGTTAAGGCGTTTATCACAAAAGTTGAAAAAACAACAAAAGGGCCGCAAATTTTTGTGTCCCGTACTCATCCAGGCCTCTTAAAGCGCCTGTTTGAATTGGAAGTACCAGAGATTTTTGAAGGCGTAGTCGAGATCAAATCGGTAGCGCGTGAAGCGGGCGACCGTTCTAAAATTGCGGTCTACTCCGTTGATCCGAACGTCGATCCGGTCGGTGCCTGTGTAGGTCCGAAAGGCATGAGGGTACAGACGATCGTACAGGAGTTGCGCGGTGAGAAAATTGACATCATGCGCTGGTCAGAAGAGACCGCTGACTATGTGGCGAATGCACTGAGCCCGTCGAAAGTCGTTCACGTAACTGTGTATGAAGACGAGAAAGTGACACGCGTTATTGTGCCGGACTACCAGCTTTCCTTAGCGATTGGCAAGAAGGGACAAAATGCCCGCCTAGCAGCGAAATTGACAGGCTGGAAGATCGACATTAAGAGTGAGACACAGGCGGCGGAAGAAGGTTTTGTCTATGACGAGCCTGTTTCCATCGTGAAAGCTGACCAGCAGGCAGAAGCAGTAGAGCCTGTGGCAGATGCACCTGAGATGGACATCACAGCAGATGAGGATGAAAGGGAGTAA
- the rnpM gene encoding RNase P modulator RnpM, with protein MKTRKTPQRKCIATQEMFEKRDLIRVVRTPEGDVKLDLTGKASGRGAYISRSLEAFDIVKKKKMLGRTLKTDVTDDMYEQLEQEFARHVRR; from the coding sequence GTGAAAACGAGGAAAACTCCACAGCGCAAATGTATCGCTACACAGGAGATGTTTGAGAAGCGCGATCTAATCCGGGTTGTTCGCACACCGGAAGGAGACGTAAAGCTTGATCTTACCGGCAAGGCGTCCGGGCGTGGCGCATACATCTCTCGTTCGCTCGAAGCGTTTGACATTGTGAAAAAGAAAAAAATGCTCGGCCGCACCTTGAAGACAGACGTCACCGACGACATGTACGAGCAGCTCGAACAAGAATTTGCGAGGCATGTAAGACGATGA
- a CDS encoding YlxQ family RNA-binding protein, with protein MNKINQMLGLAQRARKIITGEELVVKAVRQGGVHLVILAEDAAANTRKKLTDKCTSYGVPYEIYGDRGTLGQALGKEQRVVVGVTDAGFAAKLTQLLHQ; from the coding sequence ATGAATAAAATAAACCAAATGCTGGGACTGGCTCAGCGGGCGCGCAAGATTATTACAGGCGAAGAGCTTGTCGTAAAAGCAGTGCGCCAAGGCGGCGTTCATCTTGTGATTCTAGCAGAAGACGCCGCAGCGAATACCCGCAAAAAACTAACAGACAAATGCACAAGCTATGGGGTGCCGTATGAAATATACGGAGACCGGGGAACGCTTGGGCAGGCGTTAGGAAAGGAGCAGCGGGTAGTCGTAGGCGTGACTGATGCAGGGTTTGCCGCGAAGCTGACGCAGTTACTTCATCAATAA
- the infB gene encoding translation initiation factor IF-2, which produces MSKLRVHEYAKTLGLSSKQLLNLLGKLSLSVNNHMSTLEDSMITKVEQHFKDIKQRADSQHQQKRDTEKSGNMDQKNQEQVKRNSNSQGGSDRPSGSGTGGGNRPSGNGGNRPSGGTGGRPSGGGSGRPSGSGTGGGNRQGQGGGGRPSGGGSGRPSGSGTGGGNRQGQGGGGRPSGGGSGRPSGSGTGGGNRQGQGQGQGGRPSGGGAGRPSGSGTGGAAGSSRSTAGAGGNTGNRRGGQRPPQKQNNRDKDKRFDDNPMKRQGGNRRGGQKPAQQQPPKPEVKVDKITVTGSMTVGELGKKTKKAPSEIIKKLFGLGVMATINQELDLDTIHLICTDYEIEVEEKIALDYNDFENIEEVDEPDTLKERPPVVTIMGHVDHGKTTLLDAIRETNVISTEAGGITQHIGAYQVEKQGKKITFLDTPGHAAFTTMRARGAQVTDIAIIVVAADDGVMPQTVEAISHAKAANVPIIVAVNKMDKPTANPDRVKQELTEHGLVPEDWGGDTIFVHVSALQRQGLDDILEMILLVSEVQELKANPDKRARGTVIEAELDRGRGPVATVLVQTGTLKVGDPIVVGASFGRIRAMVNDKGRRIKEAPPSTPIEITGLNDVPQAGDQFMVFEDEKTARQVGERRAAGRRENELRASARVSLDDLFNQIKEGDVKEINVIIKGDVQGSVEALRGSLEKIDVEGVRVKIIHTGVGAITESDVILASASNAIVIGFNVRPEPNARITAEQEKVDIRLHRIIYKVMEEIEAAMKGMLEPVYQEKIIGQAEVRQTFKVSRVGTIAGCYVTDGKIQRDAGVRVIRDSIVVYEGKVDALKRFKDDAKEVAQGYECGITIEKFNDIKEGDILEAYIMEEVAQ; this is translated from the coding sequence ATGAGCAAACTGAGAGTGCATGAATATGCCAAAACGCTTGGTTTAAGCAGCAAGCAGCTCTTAAATCTGTTAGGCAAATTAAGCTTATCAGTGAACAATCATATGAGCACACTGGAAGACAGCATGATTACGAAAGTAGAGCAGCACTTCAAGGACATCAAACAACGTGCAGACAGTCAGCACCAACAAAAGCGAGATACGGAAAAGAGTGGGAATATGGATCAAAAAAACCAGGAACAAGTAAAACGTAATTCAAATAGCCAGGGCGGCAGTGATCGTCCATCAGGCAGCGGTACAGGCGGTGGCAACCGTCCATCAGGCAACGGCGGCAATCGCCCATCAGGCGGAACAGGTGGCCGTCCATCAGGTGGTGGCTCCGGTCGTCCGTCCGGTAGCGGTACAGGCGGTGGAAATCGTCAAGGTCAAGGCGGCGGTGGCCGTCCATCAGGCGGTGGCTCCGGTCGTCCGTCTGGTAGTGGCACAGGCGGTGGAAATCGTCAAGGTCAAGGCGGCGGTGGCCGTCCATCAGGTGGTGGCTCCGGTCGTCCGTCCGGTAGCGGTACAGGCGGTGGAAATCGTCAGGGTCAGGGTCAAGGTCAAGGTGGTCGTCCATCAGGCGGCGGAGCAGGTCGTCCGTCTGGCAGTGGCACAGGCGGTGCTGCAGGCAGCAGTCGTTCGACTGCTGGCGCAGGTGGAAATACCGGCAATCGCCGTGGGGGACAGAGACCGCCACAAAAGCAAAACAATCGTGATAAAGATAAACGATTCGATGATAACCCGATGAAGCGTCAGGGTGGAAATCGTCGCGGCGGCCAGAAGCCAGCTCAGCAGCAGCCACCTAAACCGGAAGTGAAAGTGGATAAAATCACAGTAACTGGATCGATGACGGTAGGGGAACTCGGCAAGAAAACGAAAAAAGCACCATCAGAAATCATCAAAAAACTGTTCGGTCTCGGCGTAATGGCGACCATTAATCAGGAACTCGATCTTGATACGATTCACCTGATTTGTACTGATTATGAGATTGAAGTAGAAGAAAAAATTGCACTCGATTACAACGACTTTGAAAACATCGAAGAAGTTGATGAGCCAGATACATTAAAAGAACGTCCGCCGGTTGTAACGATCATGGGTCACGTTGACCACGGTAAAACAACCCTTCTTGATGCGATTCGTGAAACGAACGTTATTTCAACTGAGGCAGGCGGCATCACTCAGCATATCGGGGCATACCAGGTTGAGAAGCAGGGCAAGAAAATTACCTTCCTCGATACACCAGGTCACGCCGCATTTACAACCATGCGTGCGCGTGGTGCACAAGTAACCGATATTGCAATCATCGTAGTAGCAGCCGATGACGGTGTTATGCCGCAGACGGTAGAAGCGATCAGCCATGCGAAAGCGGCGAATGTGCCGATTATCGTCGCGGTGAATAAAATGGATAAGCCGACTGCTAATCCAGATCGTGTGAAACAGGAACTTACAGAGCATGGTCTCGTACCGGAAGACTGGGGCGGTGACACAATCTTTGTTCACGTATCTGCCCTGCAACGTCAAGGTCTCGATGACATTCTCGAGATGATTCTGCTCGTATCAGAAGTACAGGAATTAAAAGCAAATCCAGATAAACGTGCACGTGGTACGGTAATTGAAGCTGAACTCGATCGCGGTCGTGGACCAGTTGCGACTGTGCTTGTACAGACTGGTACGCTAAAAGTCGGTGATCCAATCGTGGTTGGCGCATCATTTGGCCGTATTCGTGCGATGGTCAATGACAAAGGTCGCCGCATCAAGGAAGCGCCACCGTCAACTCCAATCGAAATTACCGGTCTGAACGATGTGCCGCAAGCGGGCGATCAGTTCATGGTATTTGAAGATGAGAAAACAGCTCGCCAGGTCGGGGAGCGCCGTGCAGCAGGCCGTCGTGAGAACGAACTGCGTGCATCCGCCCGCGTATCGCTTGATGATCTGTTCAACCAGATTAAAGAGGGTGACGTTAAGGAAATTAACGTAATCATTAAAGGCGATGTGCAAGGTTCTGTCGAAGCACTTCGCGGTTCTCTGGAAAAAATCGATGTCGAAGGCGTCCGCGTGAAAATCATTCACACAGGCGTAGGCGCGATTACGGAATCCGATGTTATTCTGGCATCTGCATCCAATGCGATCGTTATTGGCTTCAACGTACGTCCAGAGCCAAATGCGCGTATTACAGCTGAACAGGAAAAAGTAGACATTCGTCTGCACCGCATCATTTATAAAGTAATGGAAGAGATTGAAGCCGCGATGAAAGGTATGCTTGAACCAGTGTACCAGGAAAAAATCATCGGCCAGGCGGAAGTACGCCAAACGTTCAAAGTATCTCGTGTCGGTACGATTGCGGGCTGCTATGTAACAGATGGCAAAATCCAGCGTGATGCGGGCGTTCGTGTAATTCGCGACAGCATCGTGGTCTACGAAGGAAAAGTTGACGCCCTCAAGCGTTTCAAAGATGATGCGAAGGAAGTAGCGCAAGGATATGAGTGCGGGATTACAATCGAGAAATTCAACGATATTAAAGAAGGGGATATTCTCGAAGCGTACATCATGGAGGAAGTCGCCCAATAA
- the rbfA gene encoding 30S ribosome-binding factor RbfA: protein MGNIRTNRVGEQIRKELSQIIQREIKDPRIGFVTITGVEVTGDLSQAKIYLSIFGSEEQQKDSLRALEKAKGFMRTEIGRRVRLRHTPELLFKIDESVEYGSRIESLLTKIHKDEGDQDE from the coding sequence ATGGGCAACATTCGCACAAACCGTGTAGGCGAACAAATTCGCAAAGAATTGAGCCAGATCATCCAGCGTGAGATCAAAGATCCACGCATCGGTTTTGTAACGATTACCGGCGTGGAAGTAACCGGCGACCTGTCGCAGGCGAAAATCTATTTGAGCATTTTCGGAAGCGAGGAGCAACAGAAAGACTCTCTCCGCGCACTTGAAAAAGCAAAAGGCTTTATGCGCACAGAGATTGGACGTCGTGTCCGCCTGCGCCATACGCCGGAGCTTCTGTTCAAGATTGACGAATCTGTTGAATACGGTAGCCGTATTGAGTCGCTGCTGACTAAAATTCATAAAGACGAAGGGGACCAGGACGAATGA
- a CDS encoding DHH family phosphoesterase, with protein MSTYEASLASAAAFMERHERFLVINHVNPDGDATGSLLGTGWLLRQLGKQAVLVNEGSTPEKFGFLPGAEQIINASRAEKPEFDAVITCDCADFARIGDVKEWLPLGMPLLNIDHHPTNDLFGTDNLVRTDAAATAEVLYDLLTYMKQPIPQEMAVCLYTGLLTDTGGFRYSNTTPHVMEMASALLACGVEPAPIAERMLETITKAHVRLLQRALQTLVLRDTDQTAYLTITAADMEQCGAQNDDTEGLVNYARNIEGVEVGILYKEVASDKVKVSLRSRSIVDVAAIAQSIGGGGHVRAAGCTVHGTLADAKQIVEQKVSAALASQEASV; from the coding sequence ATGAGCACATACGAAGCATCCCTTGCGTCAGCTGCCGCCTTTATGGAGCGGCATGAGCGTTTTCTCGTGATTAACCATGTGAATCCTGATGGGGATGCGACCGGTTCGCTGCTTGGCACAGGCTGGCTTTTGCGCCAGCTTGGCAAGCAGGCCGTGCTTGTGAACGAAGGGTCAACCCCGGAGAAGTTCGGATTTCTGCCGGGCGCAGAACAGATCATAAATGCGTCTCGTGCAGAAAAGCCGGAGTTTGATGCAGTCATTACGTGTGACTGCGCGGACTTCGCGCGTATTGGTGATGTGAAAGAGTGGCTGCCTTTGGGTATGCCGCTCTTAAACATTGACCACCATCCGACAAACGATTTGTTTGGTACAGATAATCTCGTACGTACGGATGCGGCTGCGACCGCAGAAGTGCTGTATGATTTGCTTACATATATGAAGCAGCCGATTCCGCAGGAGATGGCAGTATGTCTGTATACCGGACTGCTTACTGATACCGGCGGTTTTCGTTATTCCAACACGACACCACATGTGATGGAGATGGCGTCTGCGCTGCTTGCATGTGGCGTGGAACCAGCACCAATTGCAGAGCGGATGTTAGAGACGATTACGAAGGCGCATGTTCGTCTTTTACAGCGTGCCTTGCAGACACTCGTTCTGCGGGATACAGATCAGACGGCGTACCTTACGATTACAGCAGCCGATATGGAACAATGCGGGGCACAAAACGATGATACGGAAGGGCTTGTTAACTATGCCCGCAACATTGAAGGGGTGGAAGTTGGCATTCTGTACAAGGAAGTAGCATCGGATAAAGTGAAGGTGAGTCTTCGCTCCCGCAGTATTGTCGATGTAGCAGCTATTGCGCAGTCTATCGGTGGTGGTGGGCACGTTCGGGCGGCCGGGTGCACCGTGCATGGCACATTAGCTGATGCAAAGCAGATTGTAGAGCAGAAGGTGAGTGCGGCGCTGGCCAGTCAGGAGGCATCTGTATGA
- the truB gene encoding tRNA pseudouridine(55) synthase TruB: MTAPSGILPLFKPAGMTSHDCVMKMRRLARTKKVGHTGTLDPDVTGVLPICIGQATKVADYLHEAPKVYRAVMQIGTSTDTQDASGTVVETKPVEPRLIEADIRGVVDRFIGEIEQVPPMYSAVKVDGKRLHELARAGQEVERKARRVTIYAIEIENIDTEVAEPQITFTVTCSKGTYVRTLCVDIGAALGYPAHMVRLQRISSGPFRLEECCTFEQIEQAVETGTFADLLRPLDLGLAQYPAVTVPAGRVQAIRNGLSQRFISLPDGNWHTGDKMRVYAPDGAFLALHEVVYIEENNKGMESKPVRVFPEGEA; this comes from the coding sequence ATGACGGCACCATCCGGCATTTTGCCGCTGTTCAAACCGGCAGGCATGACTTCGCATGACTGCGTAATGAAAATGCGTCGTCTCGCGCGCACGAAAAAAGTTGGGCACACAGGTACGCTTGATCCGGATGTGACGGGCGTACTTCCCATCTGCATCGGGCAAGCGACTAAAGTAGCCGATTATCTGCATGAAGCGCCTAAAGTGTATCGAGCAGTAATGCAGATCGGCACATCTACGGACACGCAGGACGCTTCTGGAACGGTAGTGGAGACGAAGCCTGTGGAGCCGCGTCTTATAGAGGCGGACATTCGTGGGGTGGTTGACCGATTTATCGGGGAGATCGAGCAGGTCCCACCGATGTATTCCGCTGTCAAGGTGGACGGCAAGCGCCTGCACGAACTTGCTCGTGCCGGGCAGGAAGTGGAGCGTAAAGCACGGCGGGTGACGATTTATGCCATTGAGATTGAGAATATCGATACAGAAGTGGCTGAGCCGCAGATTACCTTTACGGTAACGTGCTCTAAGGGGACATATGTGCGCACGCTCTGTGTGGATATCGGAGCGGCCCTTGGTTATCCAGCTCATATGGTTCGCCTGCAGCGCATCAGTAGCGGTCCATTCCGACTGGAAGAATGCTGCACGTTCGAGCAGATTGAACAGGCTGTTGAAACAGGAACGTTCGCCGACTTGCTGCGCCCGCTTGATCTCGGACTGGCCCAGTATCCGGCTGTAACGGTTCCAGCAGGCCGTGTGCAAGCCATTCGTAATGGATTATCCCAGCGCTTTATCTCTCTCCCGGACGGGAACTGGCATACGGGAGACAAAATGCGTGTGTATGCACCGGACGGCGCTTTTCTTGCGCTCCATGAAGTGGTATATATAGAAGAGAACAATAAGGGAATGGAATCGAAACCTGTGAGAGTGTTTCCGGAGGGAGAGGCATAA
- a CDS encoding bifunctional riboflavin kinase/FAD synthetase: MEVQRLQYPLPPDFEAPPCVLAMGYFDGVHLGHRRVIQKAIDEAKVQGVASAVMTFYPHPREVLGQSGYTQYLSPLDEKLRLFEAAGVDIAYVVHFDISFAAIYPEDFIDEFLMTLSPRHVVVGFDYTFGHRGKGTVLTLKEQAHGRYDIDVIAPVNKFGEKISSTLIREYLYQGNIIEATQFLGRPYRVHGTVIHGEKRGRTIGFPTANVQLAAPYIVPRNGVYGVRVWLDGIPYNGVMNVGIKPTFENERKEKSLEAHLFEFSDDIYGRTLDVEFLFFIREEQKFSGIDALVARIQQDVAEAKKQFAVHSIV; this comes from the coding sequence ATGGAAGTTCAACGTTTGCAGTATCCGCTGCCACCTGATTTTGAAGCGCCACCGTGCGTGCTGGCGATGGGCTATTTTGATGGGGTACACCTCGGACACCGTCGCGTCATTCAAAAAGCGATCGATGAAGCGAAAGTACAAGGTGTAGCATCCGCTGTGATGACCTTTTACCCGCACCCGCGTGAAGTGCTCGGGCAGAGTGGATATACACAGTACTTGTCACCGCTTGATGAAAAGCTGCGTCTGTTTGAAGCAGCCGGGGTGGATATTGCTTATGTTGTCCATTTTGATATTTCGTTTGCGGCGATTTATCCGGAAGACTTCATCGATGAGTTTTTGATGACGTTATCACCTCGCCATGTGGTGGTTGGATTCGATTATACATTTGGCCATCGGGGCAAAGGAACTGTACTGACGCTTAAGGAACAGGCACACGGTCGCTATGATATTGATGTCATAGCTCCGGTTAATAAGTTCGGGGAGAAAATCAGCAGCACGCTCATCCGGGAGTATTTGTATCAGGGAAATATAATCGAAGCGACTCAGTTTCTCGGCCGCCCATATCGAGTGCATGGTACTGTCATCCATGGAGAGAAGCGCGGGCGTACGATTGGATTTCCGACCGCGAACGTGCAACTGGCTGCTCCGTATATTGTGCCACGCAATGGCGTGTACGGCGTGCGGGTATGGTTGGATGGAATACCGTATAACGGTGTGATGAATGTCGGCATCAAGCCAACATTCGAGAATGAACGTAAAGAAAAATCGCTTGAAGCACATCTGTTTGAATTTAGTGATGATATATACGGGCGTACACTGGATGTAGAGTTTTTGTTCTTCATTCGTGAGGAGCAGAAGTTTTCCGGGATTGACGCGCTGGTGGCTCGCATTCAGCAGGATGTAGCGGAAGCTAAAAAACAATTTGCGGTTCATTCCATTGTATGA
- the rpsO gene encoding 30S ribosomal protein S15 — translation MALTQERKNQLIEEYRTHESDTGSPEVQIAILTEKINYLNGHLRTHKKDHHSRRGLLKMVGQRRNLLAYLKDKDVARYRELITKLGLRR, via the coding sequence ATGGCTTTGACACAAGAACGCAAAAACCAGCTGATCGAAGAGTACCGTACTCACGAATCCGATACAGGATCACCGGAAGTACAGATTGCTATCCTTACGGAAAAAATCAATTACTTGAACGGTCATCTGCGTACGCACAAGAAAGACCACCATTCCCGTCGTGGGCTTCTGAAAATGGTTGGTCAGCGTCGTAACCTGCTCGCTTATCTGAAAGATAAAGATGTAGCACGTTACCGTGAACTGATTACTAAATTAGGCTTACGTCGATAA
- the pnp gene encoding polyribonucleotide nucleotidyltransferase has product MEEVKVYEFDLAGRKMSIEYGKLAKQASGAVLVRYGDSAVLSTVTASKKPSPLSFFPLTVNYEEKLYAVGKIPGGFIKREGRPSEKATLTSRLIDRPIRPLFPEGFRNEIQIVNTVLSVDQDCSTEVAAMIGTSAALSISDVPFNGPIGGVIVGRVDGELIINPTVEQMEKSDINLTVAGTYDAINMVEAGAEEVPEEVMLEAIMRGHDEIRKIVEKIREIAAEVGKEKMEVELQVVDPEIEAAVKEYAQARLVEAVRIEEKQARYDAIDAINDEAREHFAEIYPEKDSVVNEVLHDIVKDEVRRLITHDKVRPDGRKLDEIRPISCEVELLPRTHGSGLFTRGQTQVLSVCTLGALGDVQILDGLGLEESKRFMHHYNFPPYSVGEARPLRAPGRREIGHGALGERALEPVIPGDDVFPYTIRLVSEVLESNGSSSQASICASTLAMMQAGVPLKAPVAGIAMGLVKDGEHMTILTDIQGMEDHLGDMDFKVAGTREGVTALQMDMKIEGINREVLEQALNQARDGRLFILDKMEAAIPAPREELSKFAPKITIMRINPDKIRDVIGPSGRIINKIIEETGVKIDIEQDGRVYIASPDAAANAKAKKIIEDIVREVEVGQVYEGTVKRIEKFGAFVELFAGKDGLVHISQLAEERVGKVEDVVAIGDKLRVKVTEIDGQGRVNLSHKVLLKEEKAAEEAGQTE; this is encoded by the coding sequence ATGGAAGAAGTAAAAGTGTATGAATTTGACCTTGCAGGACGGAAAATGTCCATCGAGTACGGCAAACTTGCGAAGCAAGCCAGTGGTGCCGTGCTAGTTCGCTATGGCGATTCTGCTGTGCTGAGCACGGTAACGGCATCTAAGAAGCCGTCTCCCCTCAGCTTTTTCCCGTTAACGGTTAATTATGAAGAGAAGCTGTATGCTGTCGGTAAAATTCCGGGTGGCTTCATTAAACGGGAAGGACGTCCGAGTGAAAAGGCAACGCTGACCAGTCGTCTGATTGACCGTCCGATTCGCCCTCTGTTTCCGGAAGGCTTCCGCAATGAGATTCAGATCGTTAACACGGTACTGTCTGTAGATCAGGATTGTTCGACAGAAGTAGCGGCGATGATCGGAACATCCGCAGCGCTTTCGATTTCAGACGTTCCATTCAATGGACCGATTGGCGGAGTGATTGTAGGCCGTGTTGACGGTGAACTGATCATTAATCCGACAGTTGAACAAATGGAAAAAAGCGATATCAATCTGACGGTAGCCGGTACATACGATGCAATTAACATGGTAGAAGCCGGTGCAGAAGAAGTGCCGGAAGAAGTCATGCTCGAAGCGATTATGCGCGGCCATGATGAGATCCGTAAAATTGTAGAGAAAATCCGTGAAATCGCAGCTGAAGTCGGCAAAGAGAAGATGGAAGTTGAGCTTCAAGTCGTAGACCCTGAGATCGAAGCTGCCGTGAAAGAATACGCACAGGCGCGTCTTGTCGAAGCGGTTCGCATTGAAGAGAAGCAGGCGCGTTATGATGCGATTGATGCGATCAATGATGAAGCACGGGAACATTTTGCTGAGATTTATCCGGAGAAGGATAGTGTCGTGAATGAGGTGCTCCATGACATCGTAAAAGATGAAGTGCGCCGCCTAATTACGCATGACAAAGTTCGCCCGGATGGTCGTAAGCTTGATGAGATTCGTCCGATTTCGTGCGAAGTGGAACTGCTGCCGCGTACACACGGTTCCGGCCTGTTTACACGTGGACAAACCCAGGTATTGAGCGTATGTACGCTTGGTGCGCTTGGGGATGTACAGATTCTTGACGGTCTGGGCCTTGAAGAATCGAAGCGTTTCATGCATCATTATAACTTCCCGCCATATAGCGTAGGGGAAGCCCGTCCGCTTCGTGCGCCGGGACGTCGTGAGATTGGTCACGGAGCACTGGGAGAGCGTGCGCTTGAGCCGGTTATTCCAGGTGATGATGTATTCCCGTATACGATTCGTCTCGTATCAGAAGTGCTTGAGTCTAATGGCTCTAGTTCACAGGCAAGCATTTGCGCCAGCACACTAGCGATGATGCAGGCAGGTGTTCCATTAAAAGCTCCGGTAGCCGGCATTGCCATGGGTCTCGTGAAAGACGGCGAGCACATGACCATTCTGACAGACATTCAGGGCATGGAAGATCACCTTGGCGATATGGACTTCAAAGTTGCGGGTACTCGTGAAGGGGTAACAGCACTGCAGATGGACATGAAGATCGAAGGGATCAACCGTGAAGTGCTTGAGCAGGCGCTGAATCAGGCGCGTGACGGCCGACTTTTCATTCTGGACAAGATGGAAGCTGCTATTCCAGCACCGCGTGAAGAACTTTCGAAGTTCGCACCGAAAATTACGATCATGCGCATCAATCCGGACAAAATCCGTGATGTGATCGGACCAAGTGGTCGTATCATCAACAAAATCATTGAAGAAACAGGCGTTAAAATCGACATCGAGCAAGATGGCCGTGTCTACATCGCGTCTCCGGATGCTGCTGCTAATGCAAAAGCGAAGAAGATTATCGAAGACATCGTACGCGAAGTCGAAGTCGGTCAGGTGTACGAAGGTACAGTTAAGCGCATTGAAAAATTCGGCGCCTTCGTTGAACTGTTCGCTGGTAAAGATGGCCTCGTGCACATTTCCCAGCTTGCGGAAGAGCGCGTAGGTAAAGTCGAAGACGTTGTTGCCATCGGGGACAAGCTTCGTGTAAAAGTAACGGAAATCGATGGCCAAGGCCGCGTGAATCTGTCGCATAAAGTTCTTCTGAAAGAAGAAAAAGCGGCAGAAGAAGCAGGCCAAACTGAATAA